In the genome of Streptomyces sp. 846.5, the window CCGCTACCGCTGCCCTCCGGGTAGCGCGCGGCCACCGTGGGCAGCCAGTCGCGCCGGAAGTCGGCGACGAACGCCGCGGTGTCGGCGGCGCCGATGATGTAGCCGACCGCACGGTCCGCGTCGTCCGCGAGCACGAAGGCCAAGTCGGGCCGGAGCACCAGGTAGGGCCCGGTGAAGATGTCCGGCAGGATCCGCGGATCCCGGTACAGCGCGGTGGCGTCCCCGCCGTTGTCCCCGGTGCGGACACAGACGTCGTAGAGCGCATCGAAGTCGGCGGGTCGGTACGGGCGAATCGTCGGCATCCCGCCAGCTTGGCACAGCCGGCGGGATGCCTGGGGCTGAGCGGGAACTACCCGGTCACAGCGTCCAGTCGGTGCTGGTGACGATCGCCTTCAGCTGATCGATGGTCAGCACCGGGTCGGTACGGGTGGCGGCCACGTTCTGGGCGGGGGCGTTGAACTCCATGATCACGATGCGCAGCCCGTTGGGCCGTAGGACGTCGGCCGTCCACTGCACCGAACCCGAGCCGCCCTTCTCGGCCGGCGCCTGGGTCGTCTTCAGCTTGGACCCGTCGGACAGCACGGTGGCGCCGGCGAAGAGCGGGAGGATGCCGCTGGCGTCTCCCTTCGCCAGATCGGCGCTGTAGTCCTGGACGTTGATCTGGAACAGCCCGTTGCCCTTGCCGTCGTTCAGCAGCAGGTCGGCGAAGCCGTCCACGGCGTTCTCGTGGGAACGGGTGACCCCGGCGGGCAGCAGCTTGTTGAGGACGGTCGCGATCTGCGGGCCGGTCAGGCCCTTCGGGACGGTCCGGGTCGGCGTCGGCTTGGGCTTGGGCAGGGCCGCCAACGCCTGCGTCCACGTGGCGGAGGAGGCCACGGCCGTGAGCTGCTCCACGCCGAGCGGTGGATCGGTCCGCGTGACGGCCCCCTTCTCCTCCGCGGAGTTGTACTCAGAGATCATCACCTGGCCACCCTCCGGAGTGGTCAGCCAGGCCTCCCACGTTTTCATCCCGCCCTTCATGTCCGCGTACTCCCAGCCCTTGTCGACCGTCAGCCGACTGCCGTCCGCCAGCTTGGTCGTCGAGCACACGTCATGGGGGTTGTAGGCCGGGTCGGGGCACGTCAGGCCGCCTGCCGAGGTGTTGCCGGAGGCCACCCACTGGAGCGAGACGTCAATCTCGGCCGCACCGCGGCCGTCGTCGTACACCACGGTGGCGTAGGTGGCCACCCTGCCGGGGAAGCGCGACGAACCGGTGCTCGGGAGGGTGACCCTGCCCTTGGGCAGCAGGCTCTTGAGTGCCTCCTGCAGCTGCTTCTGGGTGTACGGCTTCGCGGTCCCCGACGCGTTCACGGTGACGGTGGACGGGGCGGTCCGCGTCGCGGACGGAAGGGGCTCGTGGTCGGCGGACTTGCTGGTGTGCTGATCGCTGGACAGCGCACCGGAAGCAAAGGTCCCGCCGACAGCGACCACCGCGAGCGCGGTGACCGTGCCGAGCACGCCGAGCACCCGCCGGCGCCGGTTGCGCCGATGGCCGTCGCTCACCCCGGCATTCACCAGAGCGGTCAGGTCCGGCTGGAAGCTGTGGGCGGTGTCGTTGAGGGCATCGGTGAGTTCGTCTTCAAAGGGCATGGTCTGGCCACCCTCTCGATTGGGTGATGAGGTGAGCGAAGCTGGGCGGAAACGGAACAGGACGGCACGGACGGCACCGGTGGCTAGCGATGGGCGAGATCACCGAGGCTGGTGCCGAGGATCTGGCGGAGCTGCTTGAGCGCCCGGAAGCTCTGGGTCCGGACGGCACCGGCGTTGAGCCGCAGCGCGGTCGCGGTCTCCTCGACACTGCGGTCCTCCCAGTACCGGAGCACCACGACCGCGCGGTCCCGGACCGACAACTGCTGCAGGGCGTTGAGCAGGGTGATCCTGAGCGCGGGATCACCCTGCCCCACCCCTGCTGACGCTCCGTCAGCTTCGTCCGGCACGTACCCGGTCGGACGCTCACCACTGCTGCGGCGCCGCCGATGGCTGAGGAACGCCCGCACCAGCACGGTGTGCGCGTACGCCGCCGGATTGTCGGCACCTGAGACCCGCCGCCAGTGCACGAACATCCGCCCCAACGTCTCCTGCACCAGGTCCTCGGCCAGATGACTGTCCCCGCCGGCCAGCAGGCACGCCGTCCGATAGAGGTGCCCACTACGCGCGGTAGCGAACTCCAGGTACTCATCGACCTGCGCCTGTTTCACTGGGCCCCCGGTGGTGGAGTGCGATGGCGTGATTGCCGTTCCGTTCTCTGCACCTATGACGCGCAGGGGCCGAACGGACGTTACACGGCATTCGCAGGGTTGGCCGCGGACAGCAGAGAGCCACCCCAGCCCGGAACGGGTGGGGTGGCTCAGGGACGGGACGGCCTACCAGCCCAGCAGGGCGAACGCCGTTGCCCCGTCGACGGACTCGCGGAGGATGTCGGCGTGGCCGGCGTGGCGGGCGACCTCCTCGACCAGGTGGAGCAGGATCCAGCGGGCCGAGCGCCGCGACCCCTCGGGGAACCAGGGGGCCTTCGGCAGCGGGACCTCGACGTCCAGGTTCGGCAGGGCGGTGATGATCTCGGTGGTCTCCGTCGCGACGGCCTCGTAGAAGGCCAGCACGTCGGCGACGGTCTCGCCGTCGACCAGCCGGAAGCTGTCACCCCAGTTGGACTCGTCCCGCTGCCGCAGGGACGGCCGACCCGCGAGGATCACCCGGACCCAGTTGCTCTCCATCTCGGCGCAGTGCTTGAGCAGACCCGCCACCGACAGTTCGCTCACCGTGGGGCGAGAGGAGGCCTGCTCCTCCGTCAGACCGCCGACGGCCCGTCGGAGCGCACCGCGCTGGGCCTCCACGAACTGGAGCAGCGCGGCACGCTCGTCGGTCTCGGCGGATACGAGTACAGGCATGGGGGCCACCGCTTTCTTGATGATCCGGTACTTCCGGAAGTCGGTAGCCCCCAAGCTAGACACCGACTAGGTCAGCTTCCGTCCTACTTGGCGCGGCTCAGGCCGATCATCGGGGCGCCGGCAGCCGGTCCAGGAAGACCTGGAAGGCCGTCGGCTCGACCTTGGTGACGCCGAGGAAGGGGTAGTTCATCTCCTTCACCAGGATCAGCGATCCGACCACCAGCGCTGTCAGCGACAGCACCATCAGCGAGTGGACCAGCGTGTTGGACAGGCCGAAGAGGTAGGTGAAGCCGATGGTCACCACCGCGCCCAGGATCAGCGCGCCCCACAGGATGGGCGGGACCGAGTCCTCCACTTCCGTCAGCCTCGCCCTCCGCTCCGTGGCCAGGTCCTCGACGTGCGTCACCGCGTGTTCGTAGAGGACCTGCTGCTGCGGGGTGGTGGGCTGGAAGGAGTTCACCGCGTCGCGGATGGCATAGACCTCCTGGGTGGCCTGGGGACTGCTCCGGTGCGACCCCATCAGGGGCCACTCGGCGTCCTGGACCGTGTGGGCGTAGTCAAGGGTGGCGTGCTCGATCGTGGCGCCGCCCGGCAGCGGCAGCTCGCGGGAGATCCAGTAGACGCCCGCCAGCGCGTTCGCCTCCTTGAAGGTGGTCTGCCGGGCCGCGTCGACGCTCGTCCAGACGGAGATGACGACGAAGGCCAGCAGCACAGCGTAGATCACTCCGATGCCGGCGAAGATGAAGCCGGCGACGTCGTTGTGCGATTCCCGGCGCGGGTGCGGGACGAAGCGCTGCAGCAACCACAGCAGCAGTGCGGCGAGCGCCAGCGAACCGACGAAGATCGCCACGTCTGACCAGCTCAAATGGCCACGCTCCCTTCGGATTCGGAGGGGTCAGTCGCGCGGATGGGCGACCTCGACGTTCTCCAGCACCCCGAGCGCGTCCGGGACCAGCACCGCGGCCGAGAAGTAGGTACTGACCAGGTACTGGATGATCGCCTTCTCGTTGATCCCCATGAAGCGCACCGACAGGCCGGGTTCGTACTCGTCCG includes:
- a CDS encoding GNAT family N-acetyltransferase; the encoded protein is MPTIRPYRPADFDALYDVCVRTGDNGGDATALYRDPRILPDIFTGPYLVLRPDLAFVLADDADRAVGYIIGAADTAAFVADFRRDWLPTVAARYPEGSGSGWDAERIEQLHHPEWMWHEELADYPAHLHIDLLPEAQGKGAGRALMGTYLAALRARGVRRVHLGMSAANHGARAFYDRLGFRELHRTADGRGLTLGRETD
- a CDS encoding SigE family RNA polymerase sigma factor, which translates into the protein MKQAQVDEYLEFATARSGHLYRTACLLAGGDSHLAEDLVQETLGRMFVHWRRVSGADNPAAYAHTVLVRAFLSHRRRRSSGERPTGYVPDEADGASAGVGQGDPALRITLLNALQQLSVRDRAVVVLRYWEDRSVEETATALRLNAGAVRTQSFRALKQLRQILGTSLGDLAHR
- a CDS encoding DinB family protein, encoding MPVLVSAETDERAALLQFVEAQRGALRRAVGGLTEEQASSRPTVSELSVAGLLKHCAEMESNWVRVILAGRPSLRQRDESNWGDSFRLVDGETVADVLAFYEAVATETTEIITALPNLDVEVPLPKAPWFPEGSRRSARWILLHLVEEVARHAGHADILRESVDGATAFALLGW
- a CDS encoding DUF4239 domain-containing protein, whose amino-acid sequence is MSWSDVAIFVGSLALAALLLWLLQRFVPHPRRESHNDVAGFIFAGIGVIYAVLLAFVVISVWTSVDAARQTTFKEANALAGVYWISRELPLPGGATIEHATLDYAHTVQDAEWPLMGSHRSSPQATQEVYAIRDAVNSFQPTTPQQQVLYEHAVTHVEDLATERRARLTEVEDSVPPILWGALILGAVVTIGFTYLFGLSNTLVHSLMVLSLTALVVGSLILVKEMNYPFLGVTKVEPTAFQVFLDRLPAPR